One part of the Corynebacterium sp. CNCTC7651 genome encodes these proteins:
- the gatC gene encoding Asp-tRNA(Asn)/Glu-tRNA(Gln) amidotransferase subunit GatC, whose amino-acid sequence MAEISRDEVSRIARLARIALNEDELDNIAQQLDTIIDAVSKVQQVDTEGVTPMSHPHSIEAGMREDVKRDTLTQEQALDQAPAVEEDRFVVPQILGEGGE is encoded by the coding sequence TTGGCTGAGATTTCACGCGACGAGGTGTCGCGCATCGCCCGGCTGGCGCGCATCGCGCTGAATGAGGACGAGCTCGACAACATCGCCCAGCAGCTGGACACTATTATTGATGCGGTGTCGAAGGTGCAGCAGGTCGATACCGAGGGTGTGACGCCGATGAGCCACCCGCACTCCATCGAGGCGGGGATGCGCGAGGACGTCAAGCGCGACACCCTGACGCAGGAGCAGGCGCTCGACCAAGCCCCGGCGGTTGAGGAAGATCGCTTTGTGGTCCCGCAGATTCTTGGAGAGGGTGGAGAGTAA
- the gatA gene encoding Asp-tRNA(Asn)/Glu-tRNA(Gln) amidotransferase subunit GatA, with protein sequence MIQAGEVTSREVTQAFLDRIAETDGELGAFLHVGAEEALAAADAVDAQVKAGEAPASALAGVPLALKDLLVTTDAPTTAASKMLEGYMSPYDATVVKRLREAGIPILGKTNLDEFAMGSSTENSAYKKTKNPHDLERVPGGSGGGTAAALAAGQAPLGIGTDTGGSIRQPASLTGTVGVKPTYGGVSRYGVIACASSLDQVGPCANTVLDTALLHEVIAGHDEFDATSVDKPVPALADAAREGAKGDLSGVKIGRIKQFERPGTQDGVKEVIDAAFAQFERQGATIVEVDCPSFDDVMGAYYIIQMSEVSSNLARFDGMRYGLRAGDDGTHSAEEVMAITRGEGFGAEVKRRIILGTYALSVGYYDAYYLQAQRVRTLIAQDFARAFEQVDVIAGPAVPSTAFKLGEKVDDPLAMYNFDLFTLPLNLAGLPGMSVPAGKAPDTGLPVGLQLIAPAFEDDRIYRVGAAFEAGRGQG encoded by the coding sequence ATGATCCAGGCTGGTGAGGTCACCTCCCGCGAGGTCACCCAGGCGTTCCTGGACCGCATCGCCGAGACCGACGGTGAGCTCGGCGCGTTCCTGCACGTCGGCGCCGAGGAAGCTCTCGCCGCTGCCGACGCTGTGGACGCGCAGGTCAAGGCCGGGGAGGCGCCGGCATCGGCACTTGCCGGCGTGCCGCTGGCGCTGAAGGACCTCCTGGTCACCACCGACGCGCCGACGACCGCCGCGTCGAAGATGCTGGAGGGGTACATGAGCCCGTATGACGCGACCGTCGTTAAGCGTCTGCGCGAGGCCGGCATCCCGATCCTGGGCAAGACCAACTTGGACGAGTTCGCGATGGGTTCCTCCACCGAGAACTCCGCGTACAAGAAGACGAAGAACCCGCACGACCTGGAACGCGTGCCGGGTGGTTCCGGCGGCGGCACCGCGGCGGCGCTGGCTGCCGGCCAGGCCCCGCTGGGCATCGGTACGGACACCGGCGGCTCGATCCGCCAGCCCGCATCGCTCACCGGCACCGTCGGCGTGAAGCCGACCTACGGCGGCGTGTCCCGCTACGGCGTCATCGCCTGCGCGTCCTCCCTGGACCAGGTCGGTCCGTGCGCCAACACGGTGCTGGATACCGCGCTGCTCCACGAGGTCATCGCGGGGCATGATGAGTTTGATGCTACGAGCGTCGATAAGCCTGTGCCCGCGCTTGCCGACGCCGCTCGGGAGGGTGCGAAGGGCGATTTGAGCGGTGTGAAGATCGGCCGCATCAAGCAGTTCGAGCGCCCTGGTACGCAGGACGGCGTGAAGGAAGTCATCGACGCAGCGTTTGCTCAGTTTGAGCGCCAGGGCGCAACCATCGTTGAGGTGGATTGCCCGAGCTTCGACGATGTGATGGGCGCCTACTACATCATCCAGATGTCTGAGGTGAGCTCGAACCTCGCGCGCTTCGACGGCATGCGTTACGGCCTGCGCGCGGGCGACGACGGCACGCACAGCGCCGAGGAGGTCATGGCGATTACCCGCGGCGAGGGCTTCGGTGCCGAGGTGAAGCGCCGCATCATCCTGGGAACCTACGCGCTCTCCGTCGGCTACTACGACGCGTACTACCTCCAGGCGCAGCGCGTGCGCACCCTCATCGCGCAGGACTTCGCCCGCGCCTTCGAGCAGGTCGATGTCATTGCCGGCCCGGCCGTCCCGTCCACCGCGTTCAAGCTGGGGGAGAAGGTGGACGATCCGCTGGCGATGTACAACTTCGACCTGTTCACCCTGCCGCTGAACCTGGCTGGCCTGCCCGGCATGTCCGTGCCGGCAGGTAAGGCGCCGGACACCGGGCTGCCGGTTGGCCTGCAGCTCATCGCCCCGGCGTTCGAGGACGATCGGATTTACCGCGTGGGTGCCGCATTCGAGGCCGGACGTGGCCAAGGCTAA
- a CDS encoding MFS transporter codes for MAKAKANPWNTLAALAAGYFCVLFDQGFMPVVTPLLPYEVNSPVWLTSIFLLCSVAPMPAAGRLGDAYGQRRLFLLGLGLAAFGLLLAGASWSFGSLVVARAVQGTGVALFLPQAFALIPQLFDDRLHGRAFAVWGVVGSAASLLGPVLGGAIVGSAGWRAGFFVQAFLCAVSLVAAAAWVPQRGRGTANVPVIGMALSFGSLGALVHGIQFGSWSGILIGAIGLAVLVLAARNGTDRGFLPLALLRNRTFALGTFGVTAMGFTVASMFIPLMYWLQTVAGATPSRAGMVTVPMSVVAMIATPVAGRLTDSGDPRALCVAGFVLQAAGLGLVAGMMFLGMGPWWFAGATAIIGLGSAFVWAPNAALTLGGIPDADAGAASGLYNTARQVGSVLGVAATGAVLAAGEVATTAPIAVVVPAAAMVLGAVSAALLPSRASVGVKR; via the coding sequence GTGGCCAAGGCTAAGGCCAACCCCTGGAATACCCTCGCGGCGCTTGCTGCGGGGTATTTTTGTGTCCTCTTCGACCAAGGCTTCATGCCCGTGGTCACCCCGCTGTTGCCATATGAGGTCAACAGCCCGGTCTGGCTGACCAGCATCTTCCTGCTCTGTTCCGTAGCACCCATGCCCGCGGCAGGACGACTGGGTGATGCGTACGGTCAACGCCGTCTCTTCCTCCTCGGCCTCGGCCTCGCTGCTTTTGGCCTCCTCCTGGCTGGCGCATCATGGTCATTCGGCTCCCTGGTTGTCGCCCGCGCCGTCCAGGGCACGGGAGTCGCGCTCTTCCTCCCGCAGGCGTTTGCGCTCATTCCCCAGCTTTTCGACGATCGCTTGCACGGCCGCGCCTTCGCCGTCTGGGGTGTAGTGGGCTCCGCCGCGTCTTTGTTGGGGCCGGTGCTGGGTGGCGCCATCGTGGGCAGCGCTGGCTGGCGCGCTGGGTTCTTTGTCCAGGCGTTCCTGTGCGCGGTGTCGCTGGTGGCGGCAGCGGCCTGGGTGCCCCAGCGTGGGCGAGGCACTGCAAACGTGCCGGTCATCGGCATGGCGCTGTCCTTTGGCTCACTCGGCGCGCTGGTGCACGGCATCCAGTTCGGCAGCTGGTCCGGCATCCTCATCGGCGCGATCGGCCTTGCGGTCTTAGTGCTTGCCGCCCGCAACGGCACCGACCGGGGCTTCCTGCCGCTGGCGCTGCTGCGCAACAGGACGTTCGCCCTGGGGACGTTCGGCGTGACTGCGATGGGTTTCACGGTGGCCAGCATGTTCATTCCGCTCATGTACTGGTTGCAAACTGTCGCGGGCGCCACGCCTTCGCGTGCGGGGATGGTCACGGTGCCGATGAGCGTTGTCGCCATGATTGCTACGCCCGTGGCCGGCAGGCTCACCGACAGCGGGGACCCGCGAGCACTCTGCGTCGCCGGGTTTGTGCTCCAGGCGGCTGGTCTTGGCTTAGTCGCCGGCATGATGTTTCTGGGCATGGGTCCGTGGTGGTTTGCCGGAGCGACGGCCATTATCGGACTGGGCAGCGCCTTCGTCTGGGCGCCCAACGCGGCGCTCACCTTGGGTGGCATCCCGGACGCGGACGCAGGTGCCGCATCCGGGCTGTACAACACCGCCCGGCAGGTTGGCAGCGTCCTCGGGGTGGCCGCAACAGGTGCGGTGCTAGCAGCTGGCGAGGTAGCAACCACTGCTCCGATTGCAGTTGTCGTGCCCGCGGCGGCGATGGTGCTCGGCGCTGTGTCCGCGGCGCTGCTGCCGTCTCGGGCGAGTGTCGGGGTCAAGCGCTAG
- a CDS encoding ATP-dependent 6-phosphofructokinase, translating into MRLATLTSGGDCPGLNAVIRGIVRTANAEYGSTVVGYLDGWVGLMEDRRVDLYDDAYIDSILLRGGTILGTGRLHPDKFKAGIDQIKANLHDAGIDALIAIGGEGTLKGAKWLSDNGIPVVGVPKTIDNDVAATDYTFGFDTAVSVATDAIDRLHTTAESHNRILIVEVMGRHVGWIALHAGMAGGAHYTVIPEEPFDIADICKAMERRFQMGEKYGIIVVAEGAVPKEGTMDAGLGEEDEFGHKTFTGMGQIIANEIKARTGYDVRTTVLGHIQRGGTPTAYDRVLATRYGVHAARAAHEGNFDTCVALHGEDIDLVPLESAVAHLKQVPEARYKTARSMFG; encoded by the coding sequence ATGCGACTTGCCACGTTGACTTCCGGCGGTGACTGCCCGGGCCTGAATGCCGTTATCCGCGGTATTGTCCGGACGGCGAATGCAGAATACGGATCGACCGTTGTCGGTTACCTCGACGGCTGGGTCGGCCTGATGGAGGATCGCCGCGTCGATCTCTATGACGATGCGTACATTGACTCGATCCTGCTGCGCGGCGGCACCATCTTGGGCACGGGCCGCCTACATCCGGACAAGTTCAAGGCTGGCATCGACCAGATCAAGGCGAATTTGCACGACGCTGGGATTGACGCGCTCATTGCCATCGGCGGCGAGGGCACGCTCAAGGGGGCGAAGTGGCTCTCTGACAACGGCATCCCAGTCGTCGGTGTGCCGAAGACCATTGACAATGACGTTGCGGCGACGGACTACACCTTCGGTTTCGATACCGCTGTGTCTGTAGCCACCGATGCGATTGACCGCCTGCACACCACCGCGGAATCGCACAACCGCATCCTTATCGTCGAAGTGATGGGACGCCACGTGGGCTGGATCGCGCTCCACGCGGGCATGGCGGGCGGCGCGCACTACACCGTGATCCCGGAGGAGCCGTTCGACATCGCGGACATCTGCAAAGCTATGGAGCGCCGTTTCCAGATGGGCGAGAAGTACGGCATCATCGTCGTCGCCGAAGGTGCAGTGCCCAAGGAAGGAACGATGGATGCCGGCCTGGGTGAGGAGGACGAGTTCGGGCACAAAACCTTCACCGGCATGGGCCAGATCATCGCCAACGAGATCAAGGCGCGCACTGGGTACGACGTCCGCACGACCGTCCTCGGCCACATCCAGCGCGGCGGCACCCCGACTGCGTATGACCGCGTGCTAGCCACCCGCTACGGCGTCCACGCTGCCCGCGCGGCGCACGAGGGCAACTTTGACACCTGCGTGGCGCTGCACGGCGAGGACATCGACCTGGTTCCGCTGGAATCCGCCGTCGCCCACCTCAAGCAGGTGCCGGAGGCCAGGTACAAGACCGCGCGCAGCATGTTCGGCTAA
- a CDS encoding amino acid-binding ACT domain protein, with product MSYLIRVSLPDVPGSLGELAEAFGLVGANIQSVDIVQTTPDGSQVTDDIVVALPTGTMIDTVVTAAASIEGVEVDSIRPFTGRVDRRGQVKMLARVAAQANNRENALEELVAMMPRTMTSSWAVILRNTAEGMVRVASSPAAPGDDGSKPPRLELAGPRVLDPETEEWVPEAWGLLDTALCSAPLPGTDLVLVVGRVGGPDYLASEVTHIGDLGAIIGAMLS from the coding sequence ATGTCGTACCTGATCCGCGTGTCCCTCCCGGACGTTCCCGGCAGCCTCGGCGAGTTGGCCGAAGCGTTTGGGTTGGTCGGCGCGAACATCCAATCCGTCGACATCGTGCAAACCACCCCGGACGGCAGCCAGGTCACCGATGACATTGTGGTTGCCCTGCCCACCGGCACGATGATTGACACTGTTGTCACCGCCGCAGCCTCCATCGAAGGGGTGGAGGTTGATTCCATCCGCCCGTTCACGGGCCGGGTGGACCGCCGCGGCCAGGTGAAGATGCTGGCGCGCGTTGCGGCGCAGGCCAACAACCGCGAAAACGCCCTGGAAGAGCTGGTGGCAATGATGCCCCGCACCATGACATCTTCCTGGGCAGTCATCCTCCGCAACACGGCGGAGGGCATGGTGCGTGTCGCCTCCTCCCCTGCCGCGCCTGGCGACGACGGCTCGAAACCTCCCCGGCTGGAACTCGCTGGCCCGCGCGTACTTGATCCGGAGACCGAGGAATGGGTGCCCGAGGCCTGGGGCCTGTTGGACACCGCCCTGTGCTCCGCTCCCCTGCCCGGCACCGACCTCGTGCTGGTGGTCGGCCGCGTTGGTGGCCCGGATTACCTGGCCTCCGAGGTCACGCACATCGGCGATCTGGGCGCGATTATCGGCGCGATGCTGAGCTAG